One Cotesia glomerata isolate CgM1 linkage group LG8, MPM_Cglom_v2.3, whole genome shotgun sequence genomic window carries:
- the LOC123270346 gene encoding gem-associated protein 8-like yields MEIIEKCAKTNKRRKRLNKNRRKNRNKYYNKCKIKNNYNKQFNDSQLYDNLDNKHMIDIMGFQIPDSFWETYKFAQDWQHKHQVAWWRSKCVALEHENLVLKNKIREIINNCNHNHVNYQHQQVHNHENRLGELENAGRSEFNQEPYQYQNQNNFYQQVEEEEVEENNEEIELEFEIDEGMMKFLEQSARHKEELKRKRELESEEAQVTWVSHENDDKIKLEETTLLYGKDKSKIIAIETRMQVEVDQYKTQHQPEYWPIIPLKL; encoded by the exons AtggaaataattgaaaaatgtgcAAAGACTAATAAACGTAGAAAaaggttaaataaaaatcgaagAAAAAACAGAAACaagtattataataaatgcaaaatcaaaaataattataataaacagtTTAATGATAGTCAGTTATATGATAATTTGGATAATAAACATATGATAGATATAATGGGATTTCAAATACCTGACTCTTTTTGGGAGACTTATAAATTTGCTCAGGATTGGCAACACAA GCATCAAGTTGCGTGGTGGAGGTCCAAGTGCGTAGCATTAGAGCACGAAAATCTggttctaaaaaataaaatccgtGAGATCATCAATAATTGCAATCACAATCATGTCAATTATCAGCATCAACAAGTTCATAATCATGAAAATAGATTAGGAGAGCTAGAAAATGCTGGACGTTCAGAGTTCAATCAAGAACCATATCAGTATCAAaatcagaataatttttatcaacaagttgaagaagaagaagtagAAGAAAATAATGAAGAGATAGAGCTAGAGTTTGAGATTGACGAAGGAATGATGAAGTTCCTGGAGCAAAGTGCTCGGCATAAAGAGGAGCTGAAGCGAAAACGGGAGTTGGAATCTGAGGAAGCCCAGGTCACTTGGGTGTCTCATGAAAACGACGATAAGATCAAGTTAGAAGAAACTACGCTGCTGTATGGAAAGGACAAGTCCAAGATCATTGCCATCGAAACGAGGATGCAAGTGGAGGTTGATCAGTACAAAACTCAACACCAGCCGGAATACTGGCCCATTATTCCCCTTAagttgtaa